The following coding sequences are from one Novosphingobium sp. Gsoil 351 window:
- a CDS encoding cytochrome P450, producing the protein MASAQIDLFGPKAGQHWYETYRQLRETAPVYQVPGTTLYVLTRYDDIAMVVRDSERFSTEADRHGGEPLLLHPEAREIYRQRGWPKAFPLSQDPPEHRRFRALVNPFFAGGQLERSRAMIKRRVAALIDQFADAGRVEFVAGFAVPLPAAVIGDLLGLPEADQPRLAEWSYAWALPFARGLSRDQEIWVAEKGVEFQQYLKGWIDRRRAEPADDIISELAQARLDDRALDDGEIVQILDHLYIGGNETTAYALASGIWIMLREPLIHAALCADRSRIKGFVEEVLRLESPTQGLYRTTTRDAEIRGVAIPRGATLHLRFAAANRDPAVFEEPDAVRLDRPNAMRHMAFSQAEHHCPGSGLSRLELQIAFNALINRLPNLRLDPLCNTYEHQPGFVLRALKELWLEFDLG; encoded by the coding sequence TTGGCGAGCGCACAGATCGATCTGTTCGGGCCGAAGGCCGGCCAGCACTGGTACGAGACCTATCGCCAGCTGCGTGAGACCGCGCCGGTCTACCAGGTGCCCGGAACCACGCTCTACGTGCTCACGCGCTACGACGACATCGCGATGGTGGTGCGCGACAGCGAGCGCTTCTCCACCGAGGCGGACCGCCACGGCGGCGAGCCGCTTCTGCTCCATCCTGAAGCCAGGGAAATCTATCGACAGAGGGGCTGGCCCAAAGCTTTCCCGCTGTCGCAAGACCCGCCCGAACACCGCCGTTTCCGCGCGCTCGTCAATCCGTTCTTCGCCGGAGGCCAGCTCGAACGCAGTCGCGCGATGATCAAGCGGCGGGTCGCCGCGCTGATCGACCAATTTGCCGATGCCGGTCGAGTCGAGTTTGTCGCTGGGTTTGCGGTACCGTTGCCCGCTGCGGTGATTGGCGACCTCCTCGGCCTGCCCGAAGCCGATCAACCGCGTCTTGCCGAATGGTCCTACGCCTGGGCGCTGCCATTCGCGCGCGGACTCAGTCGCGACCAGGAAATTTGGGTCGCCGAAAAGGGGGTCGAGTTTCAGCAGTACCTCAAAGGCTGGATCGACCGCCGGCGCGCCGAACCGGCCGACGACATCATCAGCGAACTGGCCCAGGCCCGGCTCGACGATCGCGCGCTTGACGACGGCGAGATCGTGCAGATCCTCGACCATCTTTACATCGGCGGAAACGAGACCACGGCTTACGCGCTCGCCTCGGGGATATGGATCATGTTGCGCGAGCCCCTGATCCATGCAGCGCTGTGCGCCGACCGTTCGCGGATCAAGGGATTCGTCGAAGAAGTTCTCCGGCTCGAATCACCGACCCAGGGGCTGTACCGGACCACAACCCGCGACGCAGAAATACGCGGGGTGGCGATCCCTCGCGGAGCAACGCTTCATCTGCGCTTTGCGGCCGCCAACCGTGATCCCGCGGTATTCGAGGAGCCCGACGCAGTTCGGCTCGACCGGCCCAACGCGATGCGGCACATGGCATTCAGCCAAGCCGAACATCACTGCCCCGGATCAGGCCTGTCGCGGCTCGAGTTGCAGATCGCGTTTAACGCTTTGATCAACCGGCTGCCAAACTTACGGCTCGATCCGCTTTGTAACACCTACGAGCACCAGCCCGGCTTCGTGCTGCGCGCCCTCAAGGAGTTGTGGCTCGAATTCGACCTTGGCTGA
- a CDS encoding putative quinol monooxygenase has translation MATALIRMRIKQGETVAFEAMARALYDQSHHCERALLRYEYWRGQEPGTYYCLQAFADYAGFLTYETAPYHEAAAAPIMALIADFDLQWVDPVAGAAPLNPSLEQLLASGSGDRETFYAGLFPLKRAAWWPATARSEQP, from the coding sequence ATGGCAACCGCGCTAATCCGCATGCGCATCAAGCAGGGTGAAACAGTAGCCTTCGAGGCCATGGCCCGGGCGCTTTACGATCAGTCGCACCACTGCGAGCGCGCTCTGTTGCGCTATGAATACTGGCGCGGACAGGAGCCCGGTACGTATTATTGCCTCCAGGCCTTCGCCGATTACGCTGGCTTCCTCACTTACGAGACTGCACCCTACCATGAGGCCGCGGCCGCACCGATCATGGCGCTTATTGCCGATTTCGACCTGCAATGGGTCGATCCGGTTGCCGGAGCGGCACCGCTGAACCCGTCGCTCGAACAATTGCTCGCTTCGGGCTCGGGCGACCGCGAGACGTTCTACGCCGGGCTCTTCCCGCTAAAGCGCGCGGCCTGGTGGCCGGCCACTGCGAGGAGTGAGCAGCCATGA
- a CDS encoding glucose 1-dehydrogenase, with protein MNGRVAGKVVIVTGGARGQGAAHARRLAGEGACVIVADLREDQAQALAADLPNGAWAMRHDVANPADWDRLIARVGERHGRLDGLVNNAGIAIMADLGATDLATYQRTISINQTGTYLGMAAASSLMKATGGGSIVNISSIAGIKADPLFFAYTASKWAVRGMTRAAARSLAPDRIRVNVVMPGIIDTPMLTEAVPGLDVAGFAAGATPLGRAGQPDEVAMAIVYLISDESAFVTGAELAVDGGIVA; from the coding sequence ATGAACGGCAGGGTCGCTGGAAAGGTCGTGATTGTGACCGGCGGCGCGCGCGGACAGGGCGCGGCACATGCGCGCCGTCTAGCCGGCGAGGGCGCCTGCGTGATCGTCGCCGATCTGCGCGAAGACCAGGCCCAAGCGCTAGCTGCGGATCTCCCGAACGGGGCTTGGGCGATGCGCCATGACGTGGCCAATCCGGCCGACTGGGACCGGCTGATCGCGCGCGTCGGGGAACGCCACGGTCGGCTTGATGGACTCGTCAACAATGCGGGGATCGCCATCATGGCGGATCTGGGCGCAACAGACCTTGCGACCTATCAGCGCACGATCTCGATCAACCAGACCGGCACGTACTTGGGCATGGCCGCCGCCAGCTCGCTGATGAAAGCGACGGGTGGTGGTTCGATCGTCAACATCTCCTCGATCGCGGGGATCAAGGCCGATCCCCTGTTCTTCGCCTATACCGCCAGTAAGTGGGCGGTGCGCGGGATGACTCGCGCCGCGGCGCGCTCGCTCGCGCCCGATCGCATCCGTGTCAATGTCGTCATGCCCGGCATCATCGACACGCCGATGCTGACCGAAGCGGTTCCCGGGCTCGACGTCGCGGGCTTCGCAGCGGGCGCCACGCCGCTGGGCCGCGCCGGCCAGCCCGATGAGGTGGCAATGGCGATTGTCTACCTGATCTCTGATGAAAGTGCGTTCGTGACCGGGGCGGAACTGGCGGTCGATGGTGGAATCGTTGCCTGA
- a CDS encoding S41 family peptidase, which produces MELIAGQKRKGFTLAATAEQAKRVSSGPMLETERRGDLGIIRINNSLGNNGLIAEFGNALHSLADTRALLIDLRNTPSGGNTSVARGIMGHFVTRDMPYQMHVIPYEARVYGPTRKFVEYVAPFGERYSGKIYVAGGHWTGSMGEGLMIGFDAIGATTVGSELAHLLGALSNETIAGSKAKIDLGTEELFTVPGQPRASFRPCVYLEQAERNGSIDPVVAAIDVESGCQPKP; this is translated from the coding sequence ATGGAGTTGATCGCGGGGCAAAAGCGCAAGGGATTCACCCTCGCCGCTACCGCCGAGCAGGCAAAGCGCGTGTCGAGCGGTCCAATGCTCGAGACTGAGCGACGCGGAGACTTGGGGATCATCCGCATCAACAATTCTTTGGGCAACAACGGGCTAATCGCCGAATTCGGTAATGCGCTGCATTCGCTAGCAGACACCCGGGCGTTGTTGATCGACCTTCGCAACACGCCGAGCGGAGGCAATACGAGCGTTGCGCGTGGCATCATGGGTCATTTCGTAACCCGAGACATGCCATACCAAATGCACGTGATCCCCTATGAAGCACGCGTCTATGGACCGACCCGCAAGTTCGTCGAGTATGTCGCGCCATTTGGCGAGCGTTATTCGGGGAAGATCTATGTGGCCGGCGGTCACTGGACCGGCAGCATGGGCGAAGGGTTGATGATCGGCTTCGATGCGATCGGCGCCACTACCGTCGGCTCAGAACTCGCCCACTTGTTAGGTGCGCTGAGCAACGAGACTATCGCCGGGTCCAAGGCCAAGATCGATCTTGGCACCGAAGAACTCTTTACGGTGCCGGGGCAGCCCCGCGCGAGCTTCCGGCCGTGCGTCTACCTCGAGCAGGCCGAACGGAATGGATCGATCGATCCGGTTGTGGCCGCAATTGACGTTGAGTCTGGGTGCCAACCGAAACCATGA
- a CDS encoding SDR family NAD(P)-dependent oxidoreductase, whose translation MSARFSGKVGLVTGAASGIGAAFARLAAAEGTKGLALLDRDADGLARLAGDLPCPSLVAAGDVGDASVWEDFVARIADRFGNIGFALANAGIGHETQPIVELDPEVWSRVLAVNLTGTFLTTRAALRLIEDGGSIVMVGSSMGVKPSAGSAGYGASKAGIVQLAKIAALEAAPRGIRVNAISPGGVRTPLFRGLDFFEALAEQTGSENGAFDALAIRTPLRRYASADEIAELIALLMSESAAQITGANLIADAGMTL comes from the coding sequence ATGAGCGCGCGTTTCTCGGGCAAGGTCGGCCTGGTCACCGGCGCGGCTTCGGGCATCGGCGCAGCCTTCGCCCGCCTTGCCGCTGCCGAGGGTACCAAGGGGCTCGCGCTGCTCGATCGCGACGCCGACGGGCTTGCGCGACTGGCGGGCGACCTGCCGTGCCCTTCGCTGGTCGCCGCCGGCGATGTCGGCGACGCCTCGGTCTGGGAAGACTTCGTGGCCCGGATCGCCGATCGCTTCGGCAACATCGGGTTCGCGCTGGCCAACGCCGGGATCGGGCACGAGACGCAACCGATCGTCGAGCTCGATCCCGAAGTCTGGTCGCGGGTGCTGGCGGTCAACCTGACCGGGACCTTTCTGACCACACGCGCCGCGCTGCGGCTGATCGAGGATGGCGGCTCTATCGTCATGGTCGGCTCGTCGATGGGGGTGAAGCCATCGGCGGGTTCTGCCGGGTACGGGGCGTCGAAGGCTGGCATCGTCCAACTGGCCAAGATTGCCGCGCTTGAGGCCGCGCCAAGAGGTATTCGCGTCAACGCAATCTCACCCGGAGGGGTGCGGACACCTCTTTTCCGGGGACTGGACTTCTTCGAGGCGCTGGCCGAGCAGACCGGCAGCGAGAACGGTGCTTTCGACGCCCTTGCTATCCGCACGCCGCTGCGACGCTATGCAAGCGCGGACGAGATCGCGGAGCTGATCGCGCTTTTGATGAGTGAGAGCGCGGCCCAGATCACCGGCGCCAACCTCATCGCTGATGCAGGTATGACGCTCTGA
- a CDS encoding NADP-dependent oxidoreductase, with the protein MINRQLKLARRPESRVSLDDFSYEESQPPPVEDGAVLARTLFLSVDPTNRVWMKDVPQYMPPVALGEVMRAGGLAEVVDSRLDGFAPGDLVFGMTGWQDYALLRPGGALGLAKVPTGLDVAPERFLGICGPNGVTAYAGMVEVAGVGEGDTAVVTAAAGSVGSAAGQIAKLRGARVVGVAGGSDKVRMLVERYGFDAAVDYRADDFAEQLRATTREGIDVLFENVGGAVMETAIARMNARGRIALSGMISIYEGRGSTRYDWASIMAKRLKVQGFNLIDCEKLWPKAVGQLVEWLRAGRIVADETIVDGLDRAPEALNLLFDGANHGKMLVRVA; encoded by the coding sequence ATGATCAACCGCCAACTCAAGCTCGCCCGCCGGCCCGAGAGCCGCGTCTCGCTCGATGATTTCTCCTACGAGGAATCGCAGCCGCCCCCGGTCGAGGACGGCGCGGTGCTTGCGCGCACCCTGTTCCTCTCGGTGGACCCGACCAATCGGGTGTGGATGAAGGATGTGCCGCAGTACATGCCGCCGGTCGCTCTCGGCGAGGTGATGCGCGCGGGCGGACTCGCCGAAGTCGTCGACTCCCGGCTCGACGGTTTTGCGCCGGGGGACCTGGTGTTTGGAATGACCGGCTGGCAGGACTATGCGCTGCTGCGCCCGGGCGGCGCGCTGGGCCTGGCGAAAGTTCCAACTGGGCTCGACGTTGCTCCCGAGAGGTTCCTTGGCATTTGCGGTCCGAACGGGGTGACCGCCTATGCCGGCATGGTCGAAGTCGCCGGGGTCGGCGAAGGCGACACCGCGGTGGTGACCGCCGCAGCCGGCTCGGTCGGCTCGGCCGCCGGTCAGATCGCCAAGCTGCGGGGCGCCCGCGTCGTCGGCGTCGCTGGCGGATCGGACAAGGTACGAATGCTCGTCGAACGCTACGGCTTCGATGCCGCGGTCGATTATCGCGCCGACGACTTTGCCGAGCAGCTTCGCGCGACCACTCGAGAAGGGATCGACGTGCTGTTCGAGAATGTCGGCGGCGCCGTCATGGAGACGGCAATCGCGCGGATGAACGCGCGCGGGCGGATCGCGCTGTCGGGCATGATCTCCATCTACGAAGGGCGCGGCTCGACGCGCTACGACTGGGCGTCGATTATGGCCAAGCGGCTCAAGGTCCAGGGCTTCAACCTGATCGATTGCGAGAAGCTGTGGCCGAAGGCGGTGGGCCAGCTGGTCGAATGGCTGCGCGCCGGCCGGATCGTGGCCGACGAGACGATCGTCGACGGGCTCGACCGAGCACCGGAAGCCCTCAATCTGCTGTTTGACGGGGCGAACCACGGCAAGATGCTGGTCCGCGTGGCATGA
- a CDS encoding DUF3237 domain-containing protein — MRVFDALPEARLEFLGNVEAQLAPAHALLDAPFGGRLIVDVTAARVEGPRLKASLAGTAAADWVTVSADGGSGALDVRATLKTDDGALIFSEYRGRVQFDPGGVHPVFVSPRYETGDARYAWLNGLQCIGKGISNARERWLRYRLYAVV, encoded by the coding sequence ATGAGGGTCTTCGACGCCTTGCCCGAGGCGCGGCTCGAGTTCCTCGGCAACGTCGAGGCCCAGCTCGCGCCGGCGCACGCGCTGCTCGATGCCCCGTTCGGCGGACGCCTGATCGTCGACGTCACCGCGGCACGCGTCGAAGGCCCCCGGCTCAAGGCCTCGCTGGCCGGGACCGCGGCCGCCGATTGGGTAACGGTATCGGCCGATGGAGGGAGCGGTGCGCTCGATGTCCGGGCCACCCTCAAGACCGACGACGGCGCGTTGATATTCTCCGAGTATCGCGGCCGGGTGCAATTCGATCCGGGCGGCGTGCACCCGGTCTTCGTCAGCCCGCGCTACGAGACCGGCGACGCCCGCTACGCCTGGCTCAATGGCTTGCAGTGCATCGGCAAGGGCATTTCCAACGCCCGGGAGCGCTGGCTCCGCTATCGCCTTTACGCGGTCGTTTGA
- a CDS encoding TonB-dependent receptor, with translation MHRLFRLHRHRWRSVPRDWARDAFYDIDSWDATLKVEADLGAVELRSITGYRWQDRGFDIDSDATPARQVDFVQNDKIRQFTQELHLFGQLGVSDWLIGAFYSHDRVTVRTPGDHLDLFVTQTQIDADQKTDSAATFANVDWSLGDRLSLVTGLRLTWEKRSYVGGTTDLNPLGFSFLCTPAGLCAPGVPGPVALTFRDDSISDTNLTGRIALEYKPTPGGSLIYASISRGRKSGGFFSGITTDNRALIPYRPETLTAYEVGGHARLAGRTILANAALFYYDYDDVQTFVRDDGGAIPVQRLGNIGHAKVYGADLDVDWRPLTGLDLFAGIGLLKTRLGSFVTGAGPVAAGNELPNAPSFTFNGRARYEFPLWTTLKASMLASARYSDGVFKDAANDPLIKSGAYWLLDARIAVGAADDRWEVALWGKNLTDNQHVVQGLNVASLGFGNRTYNAPRTYGVTGTVRF, from the coding sequence GTGCACCGACTTTTTCGGCTACACCGACACCGATGGCGATCCGTTCCGCGCGACTGGGCGCGCGACGCGTTCTACGACATCGACAGCTGGGACGCGACGCTTAAGGTCGAGGCCGATCTTGGCGCGGTCGAATTGCGCTCGATCACCGGGTACCGCTGGCAGGACCGCGGCTTCGACATCGATTCCGACGCCACACCCGCGCGCCAGGTCGATTTCGTCCAGAACGACAAAATCAGGCAGTTCACGCAGGAACTGCACCTGTTCGGCCAGCTCGGCGTCTCGGACTGGCTGATCGGCGCGTTCTACTCGCACGATCGCGTCACGGTTCGCACCCCGGGCGACCATCTCGACCTGTTCGTCACCCAGACCCAGATCGACGCCGACCAGAAGACGGATTCGGCGGCGACGTTCGCCAATGTCGACTGGAGCCTTGGGGACCGGCTCTCGCTGGTGACCGGGCTGCGCCTCACTTGGGAGAAGCGCAGCTACGTCGGTGGAACCACCGACCTCAACCCGCTCGGATTCAGCTTCCTGTGCACGCCGGCCGGACTGTGTGCGCCTGGCGTGCCCGGACCCGTCGCCCTCACCTTCCGTGACGACAGCATCTCCGACACCAACCTGACCGGGCGGATTGCGCTCGAGTACAAACCGACGCCGGGCGGCAGCCTGATTTACGCAAGCATTTCCCGAGGCCGGAAGAGCGGCGGCTTCTTCAGCGGTATCACCACCGACAATCGCGCGCTGATCCCCTATCGTCCGGAGACGCTGACGGCCTACGAAGTCGGCGGACATGCGCGGCTAGCCGGCCGTACGATCCTCGCCAACGCCGCGCTGTTCTACTACGATTACGACGACGTCCAAACGTTCGTCCGCGACGACGGCGGCGCCATTCCGGTCCAGCGGCTCGGCAATATCGGCCACGCCAAAGTCTACGGCGCCGATCTCGATGTCGATTGGCGGCCGCTCACGGGTCTCGACCTGTTCGCCGGAATCGGACTGCTCAAGACCCGCCTCGGCAGCTTCGTCACCGGCGCCGGCCCGGTCGCTGCCGGGAACGAACTCCCCAATGCGCCCTCGTTCACCTTCAACGGCCGCGCCCGTTACGAATTTCCGCTGTGGACGACGCTCAAGGCCTCGATGCTCGCCAGCGCGCGCTACAGCGACGGCGTGTTCAAGGACGCGGCCAACGATCCGCTGATCAAGTCGGGCGCCTATTGGCTGCTCGACGCGCGGATCGCGGTGGGCGCGGCCGACGACCGCTGGGAGGTGGCGCTGTGGGGCAAGAACCTCACCGACAACCAGCACGTCGTCCAGGGTCTCAACGTTGCGTCGCTCGGTTTTGGCAACAGGACTTACAATGCCCCGCGCACTTACGGCGTGACCGGTACGGTGCGGTTCTGA
- a CDS encoding TetR family transcriptional regulator: MFSREAAAAMKTEELLRTASRLFNRKGIDATSLDEIGAALGATKGVIYHYLSDKPDLVAKCYRRAFDLGDRILEAMARFEGEGVARAAAGFRLLVEMNARAEFSPLAPLAGVEALKPDARDEITALARRSEHAFPAAVEAGIADGSMREVDLLGTGVALAGTFGWIPKWFDGEDEERIQSIADEFQRLYLFGLKAR, translated from the coding sequence GTGTTCAGCCGCGAGGCCGCGGCCGCGATGAAGACCGAGGAATTGCTGCGCACCGCCTCGCGGCTGTTCAATCGCAAGGGCATCGATGCCACATCGCTCGACGAGATCGGCGCCGCGCTGGGTGCGACCAAGGGCGTGATCTACCATTACCTCAGCGACAAGCCGGATCTGGTCGCCAAATGCTATCGCCGTGCCTTCGATCTCGGCGACCGCATCCTCGAGGCAATGGCGCGGTTCGAGGGCGAAGGCGTTGCCCGCGCCGCCGCCGGGTTTCGCTTGCTGGTCGAAATGAACGCGCGCGCCGAATTCTCGCCACTCGCGCCTCTGGCTGGGGTCGAGGCGCTCAAGCCAGATGCCCGCGACGAAATCACCGCGCTGGCGCGGCGGTCCGAGCACGCCTTTCCCGCAGCGGTCGAGGCCGGGATTGCCGACGGCAGCATGCGCGAGGTCGACCTGCTGGGAACCGGCGTGGCACTGGCGGGGACGTTCGGCTGGATCCCGAAATGGTTCGACGGCGAGGACGAGGAGCGCATCCAGAGCATCGCTGACGAGTTTCAGCGGCTCTATTTATTCGGGCTGAAGGCGCGATGA
- a CDS encoding serine hydrolase domain-containing protein, with product MIEGFVAQGFEAVRDAFAANFERPLAYREVGASLAVYRCSECVVDLWGGHRDREGSVPWTRDTLVNLWSTTKGIAAICVAILVDRGRLRYEDRVADHWPEFAAQGKAEITVAQLLSHQAGLPGFVEPTSVDELFDQPLCADRLARQAPLWEPGTVNGYHAATWGTLVAEIVRRVDGRTLGQFLPDELAGPAQADFWLGLPQNLAARVADIIPSQEPVDLDTLDMNPAMQLALASPQLDPIRANAPDWRSAELPALNGHGSAQGIARIYAAALSGAVLSEQTLEAMTAIAADRTDQVLGFNPQWAMGLMVNGSSAMGPARAAFGHGGWGGSVGCADRESGIAMGYAPNHMGADLVGDPRAISLCHAVFGCASAA from the coding sequence ATGATCGAAGGGTTCGTCGCCCAAGGCTTCGAGGCCGTACGCGATGCCTTCGCCGCCAACTTCGAACGGCCGCTCGCCTATCGCGAGGTCGGCGCTTCGCTTGCGGTCTATCGCTGCAGTGAATGTGTGGTCGATCTTTGGGGCGGCCACCGCGACCGGGAAGGGTCGGTTCCGTGGACTCGCGATACGCTGGTCAACCTCTGGTCGACCACCAAGGGGATCGCCGCGATCTGCGTCGCCATCCTCGTCGATCGCGGGCGGTTGCGCTACGAGGATCGGGTTGCGGACCACTGGCCCGAATTCGCTGCGCAAGGAAAGGCTGAGATCACGGTCGCCCAACTGCTTTCGCACCAGGCCGGGCTCCCCGGGTTCGTCGAGCCGACCAGCGTCGATGAACTGTTCGATCAGCCGCTGTGCGCGGACCGTCTCGCCCGCCAGGCGCCCCTGTGGGAACCGGGCACCGTCAACGGATATCATGCCGCGACTTGGGGCACGCTGGTCGCTGAAATCGTTCGGCGGGTTGACGGCCGCACGCTCGGCCAGTTTCTGCCCGACGAACTCGCCGGACCGGCACAGGCCGATTTCTGGCTGGGCCTCCCGCAAAATCTGGCAGCGCGCGTGGCCGACATCATTCCGTCGCAAGAGCCGGTCGATCTCGACACGCTCGATATGAACCCCGCTATGCAATTGGCTTTGGCCAGCCCGCAACTTGACCCGATCCGTGCCAACGCTCCGGATTGGCGCAGCGCTGAGCTGCCAGCGCTGAATGGCCACGGCTCGGCGCAGGGCATTGCCCGGATCTACGCAGCGGCCCTGTCGGGTGCGGTGCTGTCGGAGCAAACCCTCGAAGCGATGACTGCGATCGCCGCGGATCGGACCGACCAGGTGCTCGGCTTCAACCCGCAATGGGCGATGGGGCTCATGGTCAACGGTAGCAGCGCGATGGGGCCTGCGCGCGCCGCCTTCGGACATGGCGGCTGGGGCGGCTCGGTCGGATGCGCAGACCGGGAGAGCGGAATCGCGATGGGCTATGCGCCCAATCACATGGGCGCGGACCTCGTCGGCGATCCACGCGCTATATCGCTTTGTCATGCCGTGTTTGGGTGTGCTTCGGCTGCGTGA
- a CDS encoding sigma-54 dependent transcriptional regulator, whose translation MSESRGLVVFVDDDELLRVANSQSLSLAGFTVRTYADARSAIRDIDAQFDGVVVSDIRMPDMDGLQFFRAVREIDRDIPVVLITGHGDVPMAVSALKAGAHDFLTKPFAAEHLIATVRSACSLRALQLENRRLRQLADVVPSKSPLVGETPAIIRLRVLIDQIAAANVDAIIEGETGTGKELVARMIHRASRRRGNSFVSVACSTAAAGSLEGDMFGDHLPGQSRRRIGLIETAHRGTLYLDDVDGLPFSAQSRLMQLLDDGVLRGSNATSDLPVEIRIIASSKIELLQAVREGRFREDLYYRLEMARLTLPSLRERKADIPLLFANFVGDALPKGVASMPEITEVVRRHLIDHDWPGNARELQTYATRFVLGLLHSEDAGEQLETKASLSERTRRYEESLIRDVLTRCNGDVSIALAELKLPRKTFYDKLARHEIEIGRFRKKP comes from the coding sequence GTGAGCGAGTCTCGCGGACTTGTCGTCTTCGTCGACGATGACGAACTCCTGCGCGTCGCAAACAGCCAGTCGCTGAGCCTTGCCGGTTTTACGGTCAGAACCTACGCGGACGCGCGATCGGCGATACGCGACATTGACGCCCAATTCGACGGTGTCGTGGTCAGCGATATCCGCATGCCGGACATGGACGGACTGCAATTTTTTCGAGCGGTGCGCGAGATCGATCGGGACATACCGGTAGTGCTGATAACGGGGCATGGCGACGTGCCGATGGCGGTATCGGCCCTGAAGGCCGGAGCACATGACTTCCTGACCAAACCATTCGCGGCCGAGCATCTTATCGCCACAGTGCGCAGTGCCTGTAGCCTGCGCGCACTTCAGCTTGAGAACCGCAGACTGCGCCAGCTGGCAGACGTTGTGCCCTCCAAATCTCCGCTGGTAGGCGAGACCCCAGCAATTATTCGGCTGCGGGTTTTGATCGATCAGATTGCGGCTGCCAATGTCGATGCGATCATTGAAGGTGAGACGGGTACAGGCAAGGAACTCGTGGCCAGAATGATCCACCGTGCAAGTCGGCGACGGGGTAACTCATTTGTATCGGTCGCCTGTAGTACGGCAGCTGCCGGGTCGCTCGAGGGAGATATGTTCGGCGATCATTTGCCAGGCCAATCGCGTAGGCGGATCGGCCTGATCGAAACGGCCCATAGAGGCACGCTATACCTCGACGATGTCGATGGCCTGCCGTTCTCGGCTCAATCGCGGCTCATGCAATTGCTCGATGATGGCGTGTTGCGCGGAAGTAATGCAACTTCCGACTTGCCAGTTGAAATTCGGATAATCGCGAGCAGCAAGATCGAATTGTTGCAGGCTGTCCGCGAGGGACGCTTTCGCGAAGATCTCTACTACCGCTTGGAAATGGCGCGACTGACGCTCCCATCGCTCCGCGAGCGTAAGGCGGACATCCCCCTTCTATTCGCTAATTTCGTAGGTGACGCACTGCCCAAAGGTGTCGCCTCGATGCCCGAGATTACCGAGGTCGTCCGTCGACATTTGATCGACCACGATTGGCCTGGAAACGCGCGGGAGCTGCAGACCTATGCAACCCGTTTTGTGTTAGGCCTCCTCCATTCCGAAGACGCCGGCGAGCAGCTGGAGACCAAGGCGTCGCTCTCAGAACGCACCCGGCGCTACGAAGAATCACTCATCCGTGACGTTCTAACTCGCTGCAATGGCGATGTGTCAATCGCGCTCGCCGAACTGAAACTCCCGCGAAAAACTTTTTACGACAAGCTGGCTCGACACGAAATTGAGATCGGTCGTTTCCGCAAAAAGCCTTGA